The sequence below is a genomic window from Brevibacillus agri.
ATGATGGAATTGATCGCAAACAGATCGGTGGTCAACGTTTCTTTCCGCTGCGTCGCCAGGTCGAGCTTCACCAGTTGGTCTGACCCGGTGGCATCGCGTTCCGCATAAAACAGCGCCCCGTTTTGCAGGTCGACGGCGCCGAGCGGGTATTGGGCGGTATCGGGCGTTTCGATTACGTGCTGTACGGTCTTGGTATCGAACTGGTAGGTAAAATACAAATTTTTGCCCTGCTCGGTTGTCGCCGTGATCGACAGGTAGGGAGAGACGGGTGGCGGTGGCGGCAGGGGCACAGAGACAGTCTCCGACGCGGGACCTGTCGTTTGCGAACACGCGGTTAGCGCCAACAAGCCTGTCGCCAATACAAGGATGCTGCGGAACAAGCCGTTCATTGGGTGTGCTCCTTTTTCATAACATGATGAAGATAAGCGTCCCGAACTAGCAGACGCATATGGCAGAGATGCTTCTGCTTATTTTTCATGATAGGTTCTGCCTTTGAAACGGCCAGTCCCTTTCTTTTTGTCGACTTTCGTTTCGAACTCCTGCTCCATGAAGTCAGGCATAATATCTAGGACGGCGTGGGGAAGCCCACCAATATCTCCCTTGTAAGTTTCCTTGACGATGTCGTTTTCAAGGTTTCTAACTCTGATTTCCGTATTGTAGGGTGGTCGGTCGTATTTCATCTTTGTCGCGCAGTTATTGTTTTTTAATTTTTTGTTATCAGACCCTGTTTTTCCTTCGCCATCGTACCAAGTAACCCAGCCTTCACCCATCACATAGTTATCGGTTATCGTAATTTTGTTCTCGTTGTTTTTGCCATAGACGTACTCACCGTTTTTAGGAGGAGTCCAGCCAGCAGCGGCAGCATGACTTGTCGAGAGCGCTTTGGCATTGCTTGTACCGATGCTTGCGGAGTCGTAATCAACCAGCTTTCCATCCGCGGCTACGATCTTGGTCGGATATCCCATCCCATCGTAGTAGACGGTCATGCCGGGGTGCGGCGCAGGCAATTCCGGCTCCGTATCATAGTAGACGGGCAGCGACACTCTCTCCTGTTCGATATGGGCAAGAACGGCTTTCTCTTCTTTATCCGGCTTCTGTTTCTGCACTGCTTTGGCTCTTGGCCTCTCTGCTTCTTCCTTATATTCATAAGGGTGGACGATCATCTTGTTGTTTTCATCAAAAGTAATGATGGTGCCCGGTTCCATCGTTTCCGGGATTTTTTCCGCCGGGGCTTCGCTGTCTGTTTTGGCAGCCGAAACGGTAGAGAGTTCGTCTACGAATGGCACAGCGAGAACAGAGACGGCGAATACGACGGGCAATACAATTTTGAGCGAATGACATTTGTACTGGTTCATATCTTTAACCCTCCTTTTTTGTAATTAATTACATTTAATAACAAAATTTGTTGAAAACGTGTCGCAATTTGTCGTTCATAAAAATGTCATACGCTTGGAATGTTGCTTGTTCCCGATGGTTCTCTGTCCTATTCAGCTAATAGAGAAGTTGTCCCTTGCTAAAAACAGGGGAAGACCGCGCTGTTACCAAGAATGCCAACCAGCCCTCAAAAACCCTGCCCAACCCCAAAAAGCCGATGCCCAACATCCCGGCATCAGCCCAAAGATCAATCATCCACCTAAAGACTTGCTTACAGATTCACCCCTCATTCAATCAAGATCATCATGCCGAAACAAAGAAGAGAGCGCTTTCTGCAAAAAGCTCGTGACGACGTCCTCGTCTTCTGCATGCACCGCAAGCGGCTGCACCCAGCTATGATTGTGCGCAAGGTCGTCGGAAGAGATCAGGGCGGCGCGCATGTTTTGCAGCGACATGACAATGCTTTTGCCGTCGAAGTGCTGGGAGTAGAAAAAGGCAAAGTCGTAGCGATGGTGCTCCGTGGCGAAGGTGACAAAGCGCGAGAGCAAATTTTCCGATTGATCGTACAAATATTCGAATTTCATGAGCAGCTCAACTCCTGATAATAGTTTTGGCTAAAGCGCACTGGCTGGCTGACGGTCAGCGCAGAGCGAAATCAAATCGCTTCCTCAAAGTCGATGACAGGCGGCTTTTTCGTGAAAAACTTGGTGCCGATCAGCAAGTAGCCGATGCCCGCCAGCGTCCAGAGCAGCCCGAGCGTCAGGGCATGGCTGTCCAGGTTGTACCAGAGAAACGCGACGAAGCTGGTCCCGCACAACGGGGCAAGCAAGTAGCGATACGTATCCGCCAGGGAACGCCGTTGGTTGCGAATATAGTAATGGGCGATGACGGAAGCGTTGACGGCAGTAAAGGCGGTCAATGCCCCAAAATTAATGAAGGCGAGCGCCGTCTCCAGATCGAGGAACAGCGCAGCAAGCGACACCGCCCCGACGAAAAACACGTTGCGAACCGGGATTCCTCTCGTTGGATGCAAGTGGCCGAACAACTTTTTCGGCAAGACGTTTTCCCTGCCCATTACGTACAGCAGGCGGGAAGCGCTCGTGTGGGAAGCGATCCCGGAGGCGAGAGCGGCGGTAATGCTGCCTGCCACGAAAAACGCATAAAACAAGTCTTGTCCGAGAATCATCGACATCTCCGGCGAGGGGGACTCCGGGTTTTGGAACTGGTCGACAACCGGAAAAGCGAGCTGCGTGAAATAGGAGGTAGTAATGAAAATGACGCCGCCAATCAATGCGACGAGAAAAATGCCGCGCGGAATCGTCTTCATTGGATCGACCGCTTCTTCCGTATAAGTGGTGACCGCGTCAAAGCCGAGAAACGAAAAGCAGAGAATGGCCGCTCCGGTCAGCAAGGTGGGAAAAGAAATCGCTTCGCCGTAAAATGGCTGGATCGTGAAGGCGCTCTCCCCGTTTGCTGCCGCACTGATGTGCGAGATGCTCAAGCCGATAAAGACGACGACCACGATCACCTGAAACACGACCAGCAGCGTGTTGAAGTTGGCCGTAGACTGAATACCGCGAAAATTGATAAAAGTAGTCACCGCAGCAAGCAAAATGCCCAAAATCCAGCCGGGAACCATCGGGAAGGCGGCGGATAAATAAATTTTGCCCAAAAGCACATTGATGACGGGCAGAAACACGTAGTCCAAAAGCGACACCCAGCCGACCAGAAAGCCGATGTGCGGATTGATCGCCTGGCGCGCATACGAGTAAGCCGAGCCGGCGACAGGGAACACCCGCACCATTTTTCCGTAGCTGGATGCGGTAAACAGCATCGCTGCCAGCGCGAGAATGTACGCGGTCGGGACGTGGCCCCCGGTTTCCTGGCTGACGATCCCGTACGTGTCAAACACAGTCAGAGGCGTCAAATAGCCAAGCCCCAATACGATGACTTGCCACAGCTTCAAGCTTCTTTTTAACGTGGGTGCTGAAGTTGAATAATTCAGGCTTTTTTCCATGACCAATCCCCTTTGCGAGTGAAATGAGAGCGTTTAACATTCAGAAGTCGCTTCGTCCAAAAGCAAGCTTCGATCAACGGCCTGTTACGAGCAAAAGCCAGTTCCTATTCGATCCAGTCCTCCCGCCGCCCGGCTGCGGAGTCTGGTCGCATCGTTTCTCCTCATGTCATTTGCCCCCCTTGCCAAATCGGTGGTGATGCGACTGTTTGCATCAGCAACTGTAAGCAAGGGATGTGCCAAAAGCGAAAGCAGCCCGCAGTCCGGCTTTTTCGCTCACGAGCAAGCCTAATCGAAGACAATGATCCATGCAAAAATTCATCGTTTACCCAAAAATGCATAAAGCGAGAAAGCGCATGCCAATAAGAAGGCACGAGGATCGCCGTTTGGCACACGACTTGCTAAAACAGCAGAGGTGTAGCAGCAAAACGCAGGACGCCCGGGTCATCATTCAAGGGGTTGGAAACGTCGGCAGCTACCTGGCGAAGTTTTTACATGAACAAGGAGTAAAAATCGTCGGGATCGGGGACGCCAATGGCGCGATCTACGACGAAGCTGGCCTCGACATTCCGTACTTGCTGGAGCGCCGCGATTCGTTTGGCGCGGTCACCCAGTTGTTTGCCGACCG
It includes:
- a CDS encoding APC family permease — translated: MEKSLNYSTSAPTLKRSLKLWQVIVLGLGYLTPLTVFDTYGIVSQETGGHVPTAYILALAAMLFTASSYGKMVRVFPVAGSAYSYARQAINPHIGFLVGWVSLLDYVFLPVINVLLGKIYLSAAFPMVPGWILGILLAAVTTFINFRGIQSTANFNTLLVVFQVIVVVVFIGLSISHISAAANGESAFTIQPFYGEAISFPTLLTGAAILCFSFLGFDAVTTYTEEAVDPMKTIPRGIFLVALIGGVIFITTSYFTQLAFPVVDQFQNPESPSPEMSMILGQDLFYAFFVAGSITAALASGIASHTSASRLLYVMGRENVLPKKLFGHLHPTRGIPVRNVFFVGAVSLAALFLDLETALAFINFGALTAFTAVNASVIAHYYIRNQRRSLADTYRYLLAPLCGTSFVAFLWYNLDSHALTLGLLWTLAGIGYLLIGTKFFTKKPPVIDFEEAI
- a CDS encoding SAV0927 family protein is translated as MKFEYLYDQSENLLSRFVTFATEHHRYDFAFFYSQHFDGKSIVMSLQNMRAALISSDDLAHNHSWVQPLAVHAEDEDVVTSFLQKALSSLFRHDDLD